Proteins found in one Primulina eburnea isolate SZY01 chromosome 16, ASM2296580v1, whole genome shotgun sequence genomic segment:
- the LOC140816039 gene encoding uncharacterized protein, producing MPPRREINREDREEDREPRVEEKANPPPPPPPDMQAQLLAGTTNPMVAEEWVKSIEVIFEYMVLQDVDRVRCAIFLLAGDARRWWDSASVAVNLPTLSWNGFKELFFAKYFTEEVHARLTTEFMTLRQGDSSVAEFVRKFEQGCYFVPLIANDAQAKLRHFMSGLRPVLRRDVRVVGPTTYTVAVSRALAAEQDQRDIETDRLGKRPYQAPPQPQHQQQRPQHKKPYQGPQR from the exons atgcctcctagacgtgagaTTAACCGAGAAGAtagggaggaggacagagagcctcgagtcGAGGAGaaggccaatcctccaccacctcctccaccAGACATGCAGGCACAGTTGCTTGCAG GGACTACGAATCCGATGGTGGCGGAAGAATGGGTTAAGTCTATAGAGGTGATCTTTGAGTATATGGTGCTGCAGGATGTAGACCGAGTCCGATGTGCCATCTTCCTTCTAGCAGGAGATGCGAGACGTTGGTGGGACAGCGCATCAGTGGCAGTTAATTTGCCGACGTTGTCTTGGAATGGGTTCAAGGAGTTGTTCttcgccaagtacttcactgaagaggtACATGCCCGTTTGACTACAGAGTTCatgacgctgcgacagggagacagcagCGTGGCTGAGTTTGTGAGAAAGTTTGAGCAGGGTTGTTACTTTGTGCCACTcatagctaatgatgcccaagcaaagctgaggcatttcatgaGTGGTTTGCGGCcagtcttgcgccgtgatgtaaGGGTAGTTGGCCCTACTACGTATACAGTTGCCGTTTCTAGAGCTCTGGCGGCGGAACAAGATCAGCGAGACATTGAGACTGACAGgttgggcaagaggccctaccaggcACCACCGCAACCACAGCACCAGCAGCAGCGACCCCAGCACAAGAAACCATATCAGGGGCCGCAACGGTAG